Proteins encoded by one window of Monoglobus pectinilyticus:
- a CDS encoding radical SAM protein gives MKIGLIDVDSHNFPNLCLMKLSAYHKAKGHTVEWWNAKGRYDLVYKSRVFTDTYSKDTITVTNAEQVIFGGTGYDTKNRLPPEVEHSYPDYSIYPQFFGIAYGFLSRGCPRNCGFCIVSGKEGRKSVKVADLSEFWKWQPEIKIMDANLLACPDHENLIEQLMQSRAWVDFSQGLDIRLVSRDNVSLLNRVRIKAVHFAWDNPDEDLTGYFQRFLDLTAIKSSRQRRVYVLTNYGSTHEQDLYRVNTLRAMGFDPYVMIYERPTAPPVTRHLQRWVNNKRLFYAVPRFEDYIPGRKEV, from the coding sequence TTGAAAATCGGTTTAATCGACGTTGACAGCCATAATTTCCCCAACCTCTGCTTGATGAAGCTATCCGCGTATCATAAAGCAAAGGGGCATACGGTGGAATGGTGGAACGCAAAGGGGCGGTACGACCTTGTATATAAAAGCCGCGTCTTTACGGACACCTATTCCAAAGACACGATAACCGTTACCAACGCGGAACAAGTTATTTTCGGCGGTACGGGCTACGACACGAAAAACCGCTTGCCGCCGGAAGTGGAACACAGTTACCCGGATTATTCTATCTACCCGCAGTTTTTCGGGATTGCCTACGGCTTTTTAAGCCGGGGTTGTCCGAGAAATTGCGGGTTTTGCATTGTCAGCGGTAAAGAGGGGCGCAAAAGCGTCAAGGTTGCGGATTTGTCCGAGTTTTGGAAATGGCAGCCGGAAATAAAAATCATGGACGCTAATCTGCTTGCCTGTCCCGACCATGAAAATCTCATTGAGCAGCTTATGCAGAGCCGCGCATGGGTGGATTTTTCGCAAGGGCTGGATATTCGCCTTGTGAGCAGGGATAATGTCAGCCTGTTAAATCGGGTGCGGATAAAAGCGGTACATTTTGCATGGGATAATCCCGACGAGGACTTGACCGGGTATTTCCAACGTTTTTTGGATTTGACCGCCATTAAGAGCAGCCGCCAGCGGCGCGTGTATGTTCTTACCAACTACGGCAGCACTCACGAACAGGATTTATACCGCGTGAACACCTTGCGGGCTATGGGCTTTGACCCGTATGTGATGATTTACGAGCGTCCAACCGCCCCGCCTGTTACCCGCCATTTGCAACGGTGGGTAAACAACAAGCGGCTTTTCTATGCTGTTCCCCGCTTTGAAGATTACATTCCGGGCAGAAAGGAGGTATGA
- a CDS encoding DNA-methyltransferase, with product MRIETDKIYCGDSLQVLQTLPDNCLDCCVTSPPYYALRDYGTDGQIGREATPEEYVSRITAVFHEVKRVLTPEGTCWLNIADTYCGTGSKADHQDPKYPKGRNGQQVAVNHRAPGCKPKDLIGIPWLVALALRGDGWYLRSSIIWHKGNAMPESARDRPTRCYEYVFLLTKSKKYYYDWQAVAEPIAPTTAVRLKSGVGKGNKYAATVPGQNQPQKINRPRRKGAYTDEMISPVRSRRNVWQINTASYRGGHFAAFPPKLAETCILAGCPVGGIVLDPFLGSGTTAAAAKSLSRRYIGIEINPEYCTLAKQRIGGDEH from the coding sequence ATGAGGATAGAAACGGATAAAATCTATTGCGGCGACAGCTTGCAAGTGCTTCAAACCTTGCCGGATAACTGTTTGGATTGTTGCGTAACGTCCCCGCCCTACTATGCTTTGCGCGATTACGGCACAGACGGGCAGATCGGGCGGGAAGCAACGCCGGAGGAATATGTTTCCCGCATTACAGCGGTTTTCCATGAGGTAAAGCGGGTGCTTACGCCGGAGGGTACTTGTTGGCTGAATATCGCGGACACTTATTGCGGTACAGGCAGCAAAGCCGACCACCAAGACCCGAAATATCCCAAAGGCAGGAACGGGCAGCAAGTGGCGGTAAACCACCGCGCCCCCGGCTGCAAGCCAAAAGACCTAATCGGTATTCCGTGGCTTGTAGCCCTTGCCTTGCGGGGCGACGGTTGGTATTTGCGCAGTTCTATCATTTGGCATAAGGGAAACGCCATGCCGGAAAGCGCGCGGGACAGACCGACGCGCTGCTATGAATATGTGTTTCTGCTTACCAAGTCGAAGAAATATTACTACGATTGGCAAGCAGTAGCCGAGCCGATAGCCCCCACAACGGCGGTACGGCTGAAAAGCGGAGTTGGGAAAGGCAACAAATATGCTGCTACCGTTCCGGGGCAAAACCAGCCGCAGAAAATCAACCGCCCCCGCAGGAAAGGCGCATACACCGACGAAATGATTTCCCCCGTCCGCAGCCGCCGCAACGTTTGGCAGATCAACACAGCTTCCTATCGCGGCGGGCATTTTGCAGCGTTCCCGCCGAAACTTGCGGAAACGTGCATTTTGGCGGGCTGTCCTGTCGGCGGGATTGTGCTTGACCCGTTTTTAGGCAGCGGCACGACCGCAGCGGCGGCAAAAAGCCTTTCCCGCCGCTATATCGGTATAGAGATCAATCCCGAATACTGCACCCTTGCAAAACAGCGTATTGGAGGTGATGAACATTGA
- a CDS encoding VirB6/TrbL-like conjugal transfer protein, CD1112 family, with amino-acid sequence MIWQMIEDWFRGILTDGILSNLSGLFDSVNTEVGEIATQVGTTPAGWNAGIFNMIRSLSENVIVPIAGVIITFVMCYELIQLVIEKNNLHDLDTWIFFKWIFKTFVAVLLVTNTWNIVMGVFDVTQSVVNDSAGVILSDTSIDIATVITDIEAKLDAMSVGGLLGLWFQSLFVGLTMKALSICIMLVVYGRMIEIYLVTSVAPIPMATMVNHEWGSMGQNYLKSLLALGFQAFLILVCVGIYAVLIQTIAATDDISGAIWACMGYTVLLCFTLFKTGSLAKSVFSAH; translated from the coding sequence TTGATATGGCAGATGATTGAAGATTGGTTTCGCGGCATTTTGACAGACGGGATTTTATCAAACCTTTCCGGCTTGTTTGACAGCGTAAATACAGAGGTTGGAGAAATCGCAACACAAGTCGGCACGACCCCCGCCGGGTGGAACGCGGGCATATTCAACATGATACGCAGCCTTTCGGAAAACGTCATTGTGCCGATTGCGGGCGTTATCATTACCTTTGTCATGTGTTATGAACTAATCCAGCTTGTAATTGAAAAAAACAATCTGCACGATCTCGACACTTGGATATTTTTCAAATGGATTTTCAAAACCTTTGTTGCGGTGCTGCTGGTAACAAATACTTGGAACATCGTCATGGGTGTTTTCGACGTTACGCAGAGCGTCGTCAACGACAGCGCGGGCGTTATCCTATCCGACACAAGCATAGATATTGCAACCGTTATCACCGACATAGAAGCAAAGCTGGACGCTATGAGCGTGGGCGGTCTTTTGGGGTTATGGTTTCAATCCCTCTTTGTAGGGCTTACCATGAAAGCCCTGTCAATCTGCATTATGCTTGTGGTGTATGGGCGCATGATTGAAATATATCTTGTAACGAGCGTTGCCCCTATCCCTATGGCAACAATGGTAAATCACGAATGGGGCAGCATGGGACAGAATTACTTAAAATCTTTGCTTGCGCTTGGTTTTCAGGCGTTTCTGATCTTGGTGTGTGTCGGCATTTATGCGGTGTTGATACAAACAATCGCAGCGACCGACGACATTTCCGGCGCGATCTGGGCTTGCATGGGCTATACCGTCCTCTTGTGCTTTACGCTTTTCAAAACGGGAAGCCTTGCAAAGAGCGTCTTTTCGGCACATTAA
- a CDS encoding PrgI family protein, producing MAYVTVPKDLTKIKSKVMFNLTKRQLVCFSAAVAIGLPLFFLVKGSVGTSAAALCMVLAMLPMFLLAMYEKNGQPLEVIIRQFVEVKFLRPKERPYQTNNFYAALARQEQLDKEVRAIVKGKEKHPKRKA from the coding sequence ATGGCGTATGTAACCGTCCCAAAGGACTTAACAAAAATCAAAAGCAAGGTAATGTTCAACCTTACGAAAAGACAGTTAGTTTGTTTCAGCGCGGCGGTAGCAATCGGACTGCCGCTGTTCTTTTTGGTAAAAGGCAGCGTTGGAACGAGCGCAGCGGCATTGTGTATGGTGCTTGCCATGCTGCCTATGTTTTTGCTTGCCATGTACGAGAAAAACGGGCAACCGCTGGAAGTGATTATTCGGCAATTTGTGGAAGTGAAGTTTCTTCGCCCCAAAGAGCGACCTTATCAGACCAACAATTTTTATGCCGCCCTTGCGCGGCAAGAGCAATTAGATAAGGAGGTACGGGCGATTGTCAAAGGAAAAGAAAAACACCCAAAACGAAAAGCGTAA
- a CDS encoding VirB4-like conjugal transfer ATPase, CD1110 family, whose protein sequence is MSKEKKNTQNEKRKLTRQEKKQINALIRQAKGDGKPHTAQDSIPFERMYKDGICRLANGRYSKCIEFEDINYQLAQPDDKTAIFEALCDMYNSFDASINVQLSLISRHANKDDFKNSITIAPQNDDFDSIRAEYTEMLQTQLERGNNGLIKTKFLTFTVEAKDIRSARARLARIETDTLNHFKVIGAAARVLDGKQRLEVLHGIFHPDGERFNFAWEWLPTSGLSVKDFIAPSSFRFGDGRMFQMGGKFGAVSFLQIVAPELSDRMLADFMDAENGIIVNLHIQSIDHNEAIKTIKRKITDLDRMKIEEQKKAIRSGYDMDIIPSDLATYGGEAKNLLRDLQSRNERMFLLTLLVLNFADTKQKLDNEVFGAAAIAQKYNCILTRLDYRQEQGLMSSIPLGENLVNIQRGLTTSSTAVFVPFTVQELFQSGEALYYGLNALSNNMILCDRKKLKNPNGLILGTPGSGKSFSAKREITNAFLITADDIIICDPEAEYYPLVGRLKGQVIKVSQNSTQYINPMDINLNYSEGDTPIALKSDFILSFCELIMGGKNGLEAVEKTLIDRAVISVYRNYLADPKPENMPILGDLYDEIKKQPEKEAQRIAAALELYVNGSLNIFNHRTNVDIHNRLVCFDIKELGTQLKKVGMLIVQDQVWNRVTVNRSEGKATRYYIDEFHLLLKEEQTAAYSVEIWKRFRKWGGIPTGITQNVKDLLSSREVENIFENSDFVYMLNQAQGDLEILAKQLNISQQQMTYVTHSEAGEGLIFYGNVILPFIDRFPKDTELYRVMTTKPGEVSA, encoded by the coding sequence TTGTCAAAGGAAAAGAAAAACACCCAAAACGAAAAGCGTAAACTTACGCGGCAGGAAAAGAAACAGATCAACGCGCTTATCCGGCAGGCAAAGGGCGACGGGAAGCCCCATACGGCGCAGGACAGCATACCGTTTGAGCGAATGTATAAGGACGGGATTTGCCGCCTTGCAAACGGGCGGTATTCCAAGTGCATTGAGTTTGAGGACATCAACTATCAGCTTGCGCAGCCGGACGACAAAACCGCCATTTTTGAAGCCCTTTGCGATATGTATAACTCGTTCGACGCTTCTATCAACGTGCAGCTTTCCTTAATCAGCCGCCATGCGAACAAGGACGATTTCAAGAACAGTATCACGATTGCGCCGCAGAATGACGACTTTGATAGTATCAGAGCCGAGTACACCGAAATGCTGCAAACGCAGCTTGAACGCGGAAACAACGGGCTTATCAAGACCAAGTTTCTTACCTTTACCGTTGAAGCAAAGGACATTAGATCGGCGCGGGCGCGTCTTGCCCGCATTGAAACGGACACCCTCAACCATTTTAAGGTGATCGGCGCAGCGGCGCGGGTATTGGACGGGAAACAGCGTCTTGAAGTGCTGCATGGGATTTTCCACCCGGACGGGGAACGCTTTAACTTTGCGTGGGAATGGCTACCCACAAGCGGTCTTTCCGTCAAAGACTTTATCGCCCCGTCCTCTTTCCGATTTGGCGACGGGCGAATGTTTCAAATGGGCGGCAAGTTTGGTGCGGTTTCCTTTTTGCAGATCGTCGCGCCGGAACTCTCCGACCGTATGCTTGCCGACTTCATGGACGCGGAAAACGGGATTATCGTCAATCTGCACATTCAGAGTATCGACCACAACGAAGCAATCAAGACGATTAAGCGCAAGATCACCGACCTTGACCGCATGAAGATTGAGGAACAAAAGAAAGCAATCCGCAGCGGGTACGACATGGATATTATTCCGTCCGACCTTGCCACCTACGGAGGGGAAGCAAAAAACCTACTCCGCGATTTGCAGAGCCGCAACGAAAGAATGTTTCTGCTCACGCTGCTTGTCTTAAACTTTGCGGATACCAAGCAGAAATTGGATAACGAAGTGTTCGGGGCGGCAGCAATCGCACAGAAATACAACTGCATTTTGACCCGCCTTGACTATCGGCAGGAACAGGGGCTTATGTCCTCTATCCCGTTAGGGGAAAATCTTGTCAATATCCAGCGCGGCTTGACGACCAGCAGCACCGCCGTTTTCGTCCCCTTTACGGTGCAAGAGCTGTTCCAAAGCGGCGAAGCATTGTATTACGGCTTAAATGCCCTTTCCAACAACATGATTTTGTGCGACCGAAAGAAGCTGAAAAATCCCAACGGCTTGATACTCGGCACACCGGGCAGCGGCAAAAGTTTTTCTGCAAAACGCGAAATCACAAACGCTTTTCTCATTACGGCAGATGATATTATCATTTGCGACCCCGAAGCAGAATATTACCCCCTTGTCGGACGTTTGAAAGGACAGGTTATCAAGGTTTCGCAGAACAGCACGCAGTACATTAACCCTATGGATATTAACCTCAATTACAGCGAGGGCGACACGCCCATAGCCTTAAAGAGCGATTTTATCCTTTCCTTTTGTGAGTTGATTATGGGGGGTAAAAACGGGCTGGAAGCTGTCGAAAAGACCTTAATTGACCGCGCCGTTATCAGCGTGTACCGCAACTACCTTGCCGACCCGAAGCCCGAAAATATGCCGATTTTGGGCGACCTCTACGACGAGATCAAGAAGCAGCCGGAAAAGGAAGCGCAGCGTATCGCGGCGGCGTTGGAACTCTATGTAAACGGCAGCTTGAACATTTTTAACCACAGGACAAACGTTGACATTCATAATCGCCTTGTCTGCTTTGATATTAAGGAACTCGGTACACAGCTTAAAAAAGTCGGTATGCTTATCGTCCAAGACCAAGTATGGAACAGAGTAACGGTAAACCGCAGCGAGGGCAAGGCGACGCGGTATTACATCGACGAGTTTCATTTGCTCTTGAAAGAGGAACAGACCGCCGCCTATTCCGTCGAGATTTGGAAGCGTTTTAGGAAGTGGGGCGGTATTCCGACAGGTATCACCCAAAACGTGAAAGATTTGTTGTCGTCCCGCGAGGTGGAGAACATCTTTGAAAACAGCGATTTTGTCTATATGCTCAACCAAGCCCAGGGCGACCTGGAAATCCTTGCCAAGCAGCTTAACATTTCGCAGCAGCAAATGACCTATGTAACCCATTCCGAAGCGGGCGAGGGACTTATCTTCTATGGCAACGTGATTTTGCCCTTTATTGACCGTTTCCCAAAAGATACGGAACTCTACCGCGTGATGACGACCAAGCCCGGCGAGGTGTCGGCATGA
- a CDS encoding recombinase family protein: MAMMNEMEYRTIGSALAGGYRAAVYCRLSKDDDLQGESASIANQRDMLEKYCEKQGWEVVAVYQDDGFTGLNMERPDLQRMLRSIERRQINLVITKDLSRLGRNYLQTGHLIEDFFPRNGVRYIAMNDGIDTLRDNNDIAPFKNILNEMYSKDISKKVHSSYLLKAQKGQFTGCLAPFGYRKDPEDKNHLLIDEETAPIVRLIFGYALNGHGPNYIRRRLEEEKIPCPTWWNRERGLRNTRTKWEKKDPENGRYMWDFSVIKDLLMNPVYTGAIASQKKDYRFKIGTIGEKKPEDWVVVEGQHEPLIDRMSFDIVQNKLKSRQRPGQTNEISLFAGLIKCGECGKSLTIRYTNAKHPQRIYSCKTYNAFGKNHCTQHRIDYDTLYSHVLRKIRECARAALMDGEAVADRLTNTCEAEQREQREAMERSLTRDEERIEVLDKMVMRLYEDMIAGRISEQNFNTMLEKTQTEQTELKTKVSEGRKRLSDEVQLANDAKQWVEAIQEYANITELDAATLNRLIKEIVVHERIDEDKTRHISIEIHFNLKPIPEVEQVTA, encoded by the coding sequence ATGGCTATGATGAACGAAATGGAATACAGAACAATCGGTTCGGCACTTGCCGGGGGCTATCGTGCAGCGGTCTATTGCAGACTGTCAAAGGACGATGACCTGCAAGGCGAAAGTGCCAGTATCGCAAACCAGCGTGATATGCTGGAAAAATACTGCGAAAAGCAGGGATGGGAGGTTGTGGCAGTCTATCAGGACGATGGCTTCACAGGTCTTAATATGGAGCGTCCTGATTTACAGAGAATGTTGAGATCCATTGAGCGCAGGCAAATCAACCTTGTTATCACGAAAGACCTCAGCCGACTGGGGCGTAACTATCTGCAAACCGGGCATTTGATTGAGGACTTTTTCCCAAGAAACGGGGTGCGCTATATCGCCATGAATGACGGTATCGACACCTTACGGGATAACAACGACATTGCCCCGTTCAAGAATATCCTGAACGAGATGTACAGCAAGGATATTTCCAAGAAAGTCCATTCCTCTTATCTTCTGAAAGCGCAGAAAGGACAGTTTACCGGGTGTCTTGCCCCGTTTGGGTATCGGAAAGACCCGGAGGACAAAAACCATCTGCTCATTGACGAGGAAACCGCCCCGATTGTGCGGCTGATTTTCGGATATGCCCTAAACGGTCATGGTCCGAACTATATCCGCAGACGGCTGGAGGAAGAAAAAATCCCCTGCCCCACATGGTGGAACCGGGAACGGGGGCTTCGCAATACCCGCACCAAATGGGAAAAGAAAGACCCGGAAAACGGGCGGTATATGTGGGACTTCTCCGTTATCAAAGACCTTTTGATGAATCCCGTCTACACCGGGGCGATTGCTTCCCAGAAAAAAGACTACCGCTTCAAAATCGGCACGATTGGGGAAAAGAAACCGGAGGACTGGGTTGTGGTTGAGGGACAGCACGAACCGCTGATTGACCGCATGAGCTTTGATATTGTGCAGAACAAGCTGAAATCCCGCCAGCGTCCGGGGCAGACCAATGAAATCAGCCTGTTTGCCGGACTGATAAAATGCGGCGAGTGTGGGAAGTCGCTGACGATACGCTACACAAACGCAAAACATCCCCAGCGGATTTACTCCTGCAAGACCTACAATGCCTTTGGAAAGAACCACTGCACCCAGCACCGGATTGATTATGACACCCTTTACAGTCATGTGCTGCGGAAAATCCGGGAATGTGCCAGAGCTGCCCTGATGGACGGAGAAGCGGTTGCCGACCGCCTGACCAATACCTGTGAAGCCGAGCAGCGGGAACAGCGGGAAGCAATGGAACGCTCCCTTACAAGGGACGAGGAACGGATTGAGGTTCTGGACAAAATGGTAATGCGGCTTTATGAGGATATGATTGCAGGGCGTATCAGTGAGCAGAACTTCAACACCATGCTGGAAAAGACGCAGACCGAGCAGACGGAGCTTAAAACAAAAGTGTCCGAGGGCAGAAAGCGGCTGTCCGATGAAGTCCAGCTTGCCAATGATGCAAAACAATGGGTGGAAGCCATTCAGGAATACGCCAACATCACAGAGCTGGATGCAGCCACCCTTAACCGCTTAATCAAAGAAATCGTCGTGCATGAGCGCATTGACGAAGATAAAACAAGACACATTTCTATCGAAATTCATTTTAATCTCAAACCCATCCCGGAGGTGGAACAGGTCACTGCCTGA